The genomic DNA ATCTATCTATACTTTTACTATTCACCAGGACCCCAGGCCACCCCTACCCCACCTCGACATTTTTTATAAGGGGAAGATTAACTTGATGTTTTCCAGGGACCCCCTTCCTCCATCCCATAGAGATCCCAAAGTTAATGTGAATGGAGCATAGATTGGTGGAGAGATTTCTGATACTTGTTTAAAATAAAAGGTAagagccagtaaaatagctcacttggatagtgtgctctcctaccatgtgcataacccaggtttgagcctgagccccaccacattgaagggagctttagTGCTATAGCCCCACCCCCACATGCCTgcctctttttttgttattagcaAAGTTGCagacaaatatatttatatttgtataatatattattgtatataaatataaatatacaactCAATTTGTAGAATTGAAAAAAACTACATGGTTGTACAAAAAAGCAGCTTAACTgttataagtttttaaaaaatttttttaaaaatttatttataagatggaaacactgacaaaaccataggataataggggtacaattccatacaattcccaccaccagatctccgtataccatcccctcccctgatagctttcctattctttatccctctgggagtatggacctagggtcattgtggggtgcagaaggtggaagctctggcttctgtaattgcttcctctgcctcttttatctgaaaatataatatatagtGAAAGTTACAGACACAAACTAGAAACTCTTATTTGCTTAAGGACCCAGTGATTTTATTGATAGAAATACCAATGGATGATAAAAGTTGGAGTAATGTTTTCCAAGGGTGATATAATAATGTGGTAGCCCATAGCGATGGGAAAAGCAGTCCAAGCTCAGTTCTATTAGTCATCCAGGGTAAGGTATTGAAAGAAGTACTCAGACAGGTCCTGTTCTAGAGCCCGGAACCTTCTCTGGCAGGTGGAAGGGTCACCCGACTGTTGGGGGGACTTGACTTCATCATGCAGATAGTGACTTTCCAGGAAGTCGCACAGTTGGATATCATTTGTGTTGGTGGCCAGTTGGTGCAGATTGGATAGGTTCTGGTTCACATGCTTCTCTAGGCCAAGAGCAAAATCCACGGCCTTTGGTCCACTCTCCCAGTCCTCACACACTTGGATCTCAAGGAGATTTGTGTGTGCTCCGCGCTGTTTTTGTAACTGAATTAGATTCTCAGCATTTGCTCTCTCTTCGCTGGACAGGCGCAGGAAGAACCGGGCTAAGTTTTTCATAGCCACATCATCACGTGTGAAATAGTAACTCATAGACAGATAGGTATAGGAGGCATAGAGCTCCAAGTTTATCTGCATGTTAATCGCGGACTCACAGTTCAGATAAAGGCTCTGGCGCACTCGTGGTGATGATAGCTGAGCTGCCATGCTGCCGGGAGAGAGCCAAGGGAAAAGGCCAAGGTGGTGCTGAAGGAAATGAATAACTCAAGAGCTAGGCCCAAGGCAGAAGTGTGTGGAGGCTTGTGGAAGATGGCAGCTTTATGATGAGAGCGGAAGTGTGGGTTGTTAGGTGGAGACGGTTCTGTTTGAGAATGGAATGCGAGAGCGTCATGCTAtttagttgggggagggggtgcaagGCGCGTGCACGTTCCATGAGAGCCTGCGTGTGGTAAGTGACTCACTGAGCACCTGCATCTAAGTTTTAATTTGTAATACTTATATTTTCCAAGGGCTTTCCCTTGTTCTTTAACTCCTTTTCGTGGAACTAtatcctcatttatttatttagattcagAAATTTATTTAAAGACCTGTAGTTCATAAATGGTAGAACTGGAATTTATATAAAATCCATTTAGAATAAACAAAAGTTTCTTTTAGGACTTAAAAAAGCTAAATACgggaccaagtggtggcccacctggttgagtgtaccgtcacaatgtgcaaggaaggactcaggttcagaccccttcatgagtgatgaggaagtgcagcaggtctctctctctctctctctctctctctgtctctctctctctctctgaatttattatctttatttagttattgaaccgagacaaacagaaatagagaggcaaggagaaagcagaaagggagagaaatacagagacaccGAGACACCTCCAgcaactacttcaccacttgcaaagcttttcccgtctacaggtgtcctctctctctcttaatactcatagtattttgatttttaaatatgttttatttgttaataatttgttacaagactataagattgcAGTGTATAGTCCCACATcacattcaccaccaaagttcagtatCCCTGCTCTCGCActgcccaaagataaccaccatagttatcacaagttttataaacagtttgcttgcttctgttttgtttggatttttttcttatttttagcagattccatatatgagtgaaagcatctggtaattgtctttcatctcttattttgccaAGCATAATCACCGCCaattccattttgtcctaaaggacacaataccatcttttttgacTGCAAAGTAGTATTACATGAAGTATATATCCCAAAACTTCTCTAACCAaatatctgttgatgggcatttaggctacttccacttTTTGGCTATCCCTGAGTATAGCCTTtcagtcccaggaatctctcccttaCCCATATTCTGTCCACAAGCTACATGCATCTGTATTCACCAGTgtcttggtgagtttctgaagagatcctggttgtattttgttgagttttcaggtgatttttgttgctttttctagCAACTGGAGAAAGCCAGTGACTCTTCTGCTACTCCATAGtcacacctccagaagtccttTTATATCATTTTAAACATCCACTATCTTCCTTAAAATTCTAATATGAACTTGTGCATTCACGAGATAATCTAACTTCTCTAAAACTTATTAGTATTTCTAGACTGTAGTTCatctacacattttttttcaaattgtctGAAATTTGTGTGtggtttatgtatgtatgtatgtatttatttatttatttatctccaggattattgctggggctcagtgcctgcaccaatccactgctcctggaggctatttttcccttttgtttcccttgttgttttatcgttgttgtggttattattattgttttttaatattttatttatttatgagaaatataggagagaaagaactggatgatactctggtacatgtgctgccgaggattgaactcaggacctcatgcttgtgagtcgaatgctttatccactgtgccacctcccagaccacatggttattattattgttattgatgtcattgttgttgggtaggacagagagaaatggagagaggagaggaagacaacggggaagagaaagatagagacctgcagacctgcttcattacttgtg from Erinaceus europaeus chromosome X, mEriEur2.1, whole genome shotgun sequence includes the following:
- the LOC103113663 gene encoding ferritin heavy chain-like — encoded protein: MAAQLSSPRVRQSLYLNCESAINMQINLELYASYTYLSMSYYFTRDDVAMKNLARFFLRLSSEERANAENLIQLQKQRGAHTNLLEIQVCEDWESGPKAVDFALGLEKHVNQNLSNLHQLATNTNDIQLCDFLESHYLHDEVKSPQQSGDPSTCQRRFRALEQDLSEYFFQYLTLDD